A genomic region of Marinobacter sp. NP-4(2019) contains the following coding sequences:
- a CDS encoding GntR family transcriptional regulator — protein sequence MPEVISQSYTRADEAFDCLQTAIVKGDLSPGEKIGEVELCARFNLTRGPLREALGRLESRGLLVRRPHAGVKVVSVSTEELMELYRIREVMEGLAARQAAERMTDAEIADLYATLDSHETMIEQAQGQAYYQAEGDYDFHHRIATGSRNTKLAQMLLGDLYYMVRMYRYRLSTASGRPHMALGEHRRIVEAIAQRDGELAEFLMKRHINAARRNIEQKIQNGALTI from the coding sequence ATGCCAGAAGTCATCTCTCAATCCTACACGCGTGCCGACGAAGCTTTCGATTGTCTGCAAACGGCGATCGTAAAGGGCGATCTCTCGCCGGGCGAAAAGATCGGTGAAGTCGAGCTGTGTGCCCGCTTCAATCTCACCCGTGGCCCCCTGCGTGAAGCACTGGGGCGTCTTGAATCCCGTGGTCTTCTGGTACGCCGCCCCCATGCCGGGGTCAAGGTGGTATCTGTCAGCACCGAGGAGTTGATGGAGCTGTATCGCATCCGCGAGGTGATGGAAGGTCTGGCTGCCCGCCAGGCGGCAGAGCGCATGACGGATGCAGAGATCGCGGATCTCTACGCCACCCTCGACAGCCATGAAACCATGATTGAGCAGGCACAGGGCCAGGCCTATTATCAGGCAGAGGGGGATTACGATTTCCACCACCGGATTGCCACCGGCAGCCGCAACACCAAACTCGCACAAATGCTGTTAGGTGACCTTTACTATATGGTCCGGATGTACCGCTATCGACTGAGCACCGCTTCCGGCCGGCCACACATGGCCCTGGGCGAACACCGCCGCATAGTCGAAGCCATTGCCCAACGGGACGGTGAGTTGGCGGAGTTCCTGATGAAACGCCACATCAACGCCGCCCGCAGAAACATAGAGCAAAAGATCCAGAACGGTGCCCTGACCATCTGA
- the prpC gene encoding 2-methylcitrate synthase: MAEAKQLSGAGLRGQVAGSTALCTVGKSGAGLTYRGYDIADLAEKAQFEEIAYLLLRGKLPNQQELDAYKKKLQSLRGLPAALKTVLEQIPKNAHPMDVMRTGCSMLGNLETEQDFSEQDDKIDRMLAVFPSIITYWYRFAHEGVRIETDSDVDSIGGHFLELLHGKKPSELHEKVMNVSLILYAEHEFNASTFTARVCASTLSDIHSCVTGAIGSLRGPLHGGANEAAMALIQKFQTPDEAEEGLLGMLARKEKIMGFGHAVYKDSDPRNAIIKQWSKKLAEEVGDTVLYPVSERCEAVMWREKKLFCNADFFHASAYHFMGIPTELFTPIFVMSRVSGWTAHVKEQRENNRIIRPSADYTGPADAKWVPIEERT, from the coding sequence ATGGCTGAAGCAAAACAACTGAGTGGCGCGGGCCTTCGCGGCCAGGTAGCTGGTTCTACTGCACTGTGTACCGTCGGCAAGAGCGGCGCCGGCCTGACTTACCGTGGTTATGACATTGCCGATCTGGCGGAAAAAGCCCAGTTTGAAGAAATCGCCTACCTGTTGCTGCGCGGCAAACTGCCCAATCAGCAGGAACTGGATGCTTACAAGAAAAAGCTCCAGAGCCTGCGCGGCCTGCCGGCAGCCCTGAAGACCGTGCTTGAGCAGATTCCCAAGAATGCACACCCGATGGACGTCATGCGCACTGGCTGTTCCATGCTGGGTAACCTGGAAACCGAGCAGGATTTCAGTGAGCAGGACGACAAGATCGACCGCATGCTGGCGGTATTCCCGTCCATCATTACCTACTGGTACCGCTTTGCCCACGAGGGCGTGCGCATCGAAACCGACAGCGATGTCGACTCCATCGGCGGTCACTTCCTGGAGCTGTTGCACGGCAAGAAGCCCAGTGAACTTCATGAGAAAGTGATGAACGTCTCCCTGATTCTCTACGCGGAGCACGAATTTAACGCCTCTACCTTCACCGCCCGTGTGTGCGCTTCCACGCTGTCGGACATCCACAGCTGCGTAACGGGTGCCATCGGTTCACTGCGAGGTCCGCTCCACGGTGGCGCCAACGAGGCTGCCATGGCACTGATCCAGAAGTTCCAGACTCCGGATGAAGCTGAGGAAGGCTTGCTGGGTATGCTGGCACGCAAGGAGAAGATCATGGGCTTCGGCCACGCGGTCTACAAGGATTCCGATCCGCGCAACGCGATCATCAAGCAGTGGTCTAAAAAGCTGGCGGAAGAAGTGGGTGATACTGTGCTGTACCCGGTATCCGAGCGTTGTGAAGCCGTTATGTGGCGCGAGAAGAAGCTGTTCTGTAATGCTGATTTCTTCCATGCATCCGCGTATCACTTCATGGGCATCCCGACCGAGCTGTTCACGCCAATCTTCGTGATGTCCCGGGTATCCGGCTGGACTGCCCACGTTAAAGAGCAGCGCGAGAACAACCGCATTATCCGCCCGAGCGCTGATTACACCGGCCCGGCGGACGCCAAGTGGGTGCCGATCGAGGAGCGTACATGA
- a CDS encoding DMT family transporter, with protein sequence MSDAHKSDLLLVVVTLLAAISWMFSKEAVLLMPPLLFMAVRFLMAGGLLAILASRSLRRLSADQMRRSVGVGLVFGTAMSCWIMGLFHGTHVGEGAFLTSLGVVIVPIIARVIFREAQPPSTWIAIPIAVAGLALLSLKNGFRPEVGQLFFVSAAFIFALYFTLNTRAANQRTVINRRGETVEKHRVPALPLTAIALLTVGTLTLVESLVLEPWQPVIEDFSAILAWWIFASAVIGTAGRFLLQTYAQSLSANSHGVVILVLEPVWVALFAAGWFSETMSASQLAGCGLIFAALLVNRWGVISKALKGWLRSRGTA encoded by the coding sequence ATGTCCGACGCCCACAAATCCGACCTGCTTCTGGTAGTTGTCACCCTCCTCGCAGCCATCAGTTGGATGTTCTCCAAGGAGGCCGTGTTGCTGATGCCTCCGCTGCTTTTTATGGCTGTACGGTTTCTTATGGCAGGCGGCCTGCTGGCTATCCTGGCCAGCCGTTCCCTGCGGCGACTCAGTGCGGATCAGATGCGCCGCAGTGTGGGTGTCGGGCTAGTGTTCGGCACCGCGATGAGTTGCTGGATCATGGGTCTGTTCCACGGCACCCATGTTGGTGAAGGCGCATTCCTGACCAGCCTTGGCGTGGTAATCGTCCCGATCATTGCCCGCGTCATCTTCAGGGAAGCCCAGCCTCCCAGCACCTGGATTGCTATTCCCATTGCCGTAGCTGGCCTGGCCCTATTGTCCCTGAAAAACGGATTCCGGCCAGAGGTCGGGCAGTTGTTCTTCGTATCGGCAGCTTTCATCTTCGCCCTGTATTTCACCCTGAACACCCGCGCTGCCAACCAGAGAACGGTCATTAACCGCCGCGGGGAAACCGTGGAGAAGCACCGGGTACCGGCACTTCCACTGACCGCCATCGCTCTGCTCACCGTAGGCACGCTCACGTTGGTAGAGTCCCTGGTGCTTGAGCCGTGGCAACCGGTCATCGAGGATTTCTCGGCAATACTCGCCTGGTGGATTTTCGCTAGCGCGGTGATCGGCACCGCTGGCCGCTTCCTGCTGCAAACCTATGCCCAGAGCCTGTCCGCCAACAGCCACGGCGTGGTCATTCTGGTGCTGGAGCCGGTGTGGGTGGCCCTGTTTGCCGCCGGCTGGTTCTCAGAAACCATGAGTGCCTCACAGTTGGCCGGTTGCGGGCTGATTTTTGCTGCATTATTGGTCAATCGCTGGGGTGTCATCAGCAAGGCATTAAAAGGCTGGCTCCGAAGCCGTGGAACTGCATAA
- a CDS encoding helix-turn-helix domain-containing protein produces the protein MRYLQTFNRRLRQIREAGHLSREDVARMCGVDEARVSSWEASDVRQRSYPGVAELLDVCIHTETPLESLVDLEASADNSQLELPGLAFSNSDDLGVALAELEKELSRVQLSEEEVELLRRFRKASGENRRMILQILGR, from the coding sequence ATGCGGTACCTGCAAACTTTTAATCGCCGCCTGCGGCAAATCCGGGAAGCCGGGCATCTGTCCCGTGAGGATGTGGCGCGGATGTGCGGTGTTGATGAAGCCAGGGTCTCCAGCTGGGAAGCGTCGGATGTCAGGCAGCGCAGCTACCCCGGGGTAGCGGAGTTGCTTGATGTGTGTATCCATACGGAAACGCCGCTGGAGAGTCTGGTTGACCTGGAAGCCAGTGCCGACAACAGCCAGCTGGAACTTCCGGGCCTGGCGTTCAGTAACAGTGATGACCTGGGGGTTGCGCTGGCAGAGCTTGAGAAGGAACTGAGCCGCGTGCAGCTTTCCGAGGAAGAGGTGGAACTGTTGCGCCGGTTCCGCAAGGCTTCCGGAGAAAACCGGCGCATGATTCTGCAGATCCTGGGCCGATAG
- the galU gene encoding UTP--glucose-1-phosphate uridylyltransferase GalU gives MIKKCLFPVAGYGTRFLPATKAMPKEILPIVNKPLVQYGVEEAAEAGIHEFGFVTGRGKRAIEDHFDISYELEHQIAGSGKEGLLTSIRDLIDNNSFAFTRQNEMKGLGHAILTGRNLMGDNPFAVVLADDFCVEDGAGEGVLAQMVKLYNQFRCSIVAIEEVPADETHKYGVIAGESMKDGLYRITDMVEKPAPEDAPSNLAIIGRYILTPDIFEIIEHTPPGKNGEVQITDALLEQAKNGCVLAYKFKGRRFDCGSIDGFVDATNYVYENIYKNGK, from the coding sequence ATGATCAAAAAGTGCCTCTTCCCCGTTGCCGGGTACGGCACCCGCTTTCTTCCGGCGACCAAGGCCATGCCCAAGGAAATTCTGCCGATTGTTAACAAGCCACTGGTGCAATATGGTGTGGAAGAAGCCGCCGAAGCCGGTATCCATGAATTCGGCTTTGTCACTGGTCGGGGCAAGCGCGCTATCGAAGATCATTTCGATATCAGTTACGAACTGGAACATCAGATTGCAGGCTCTGGAAAAGAAGGCCTGCTAACCTCTATCCGCGATCTGATCGACAACAATTCCTTTGCTTTTACCCGTCAGAACGAGATGAAGGGACTCGGCCACGCCATTCTGACGGGCCGTAACCTGATGGGTGACAACCCCTTTGCGGTGGTACTTGCGGATGATTTCTGCGTGGAGGATGGGGCTGGCGAAGGTGTCCTCGCCCAGATGGTGAAACTGTACAATCAATTCCGCTGCTCCATCGTTGCCATTGAAGAAGTACCGGCTGACGAGACTCACAAATACGGGGTGATAGCCGGCGAGTCGATGAAAGACGGCCTGTACCGCATCACCGATATGGTTGAAAAGCCCGCACCGGAAGACGCCCCCAGTAACCTTGCAATCATTGGCCGCTACATCCTGACGCCCGATATTTTCGAGATCATTGAGCACACGCCGCCGGGCAAGAACGGTGAAGTGCAGATCACCGATGCGTTGCTTGAACAGGCGAAAAACGGCTGCGTGCTGGCCTACAAATTCAAGGGACGGCGGTTCGACTGCGGCAGTATTGACGGCTTCGTGGACGCCACCAATTACGTCTACGAGAACATCTACAAGAACGGGAAGTAA
- a CDS encoding ShlB/FhaC/HecB family hemolysin secretion/activation protein: protein MSRLILIALLGCVFSHSLYGKVSDRSHESGWQSMLTFSGQSTLNKDGLDGRLGVAVDDLVGARQELGLDFRDAKSNRDGRQSRALKLGYSFPVGASALSLMARDYQAEYAAHGGGQRYNARSESSVLSVSGSRFLFSGYGVAFDGVARHTGRKSREFKQGNLISDGAYQLSSLSIKGRWNHELWAGLHASTDMTALGGREYAASDYPVQSDVVNDDRFYKLSVNASLEREVYRWGWELQGRYQFADEELPGSEQVMVAGPSLLAGFNGQSVYTHEGGWLRIRTLSPSWQVPVMDHTWSNIGFSLLHGWAPYAGLDDRHCGKVAGGEMSLELTGRSFTANVSVGRAFKASSLAVSVPEHPDVRFSLSVGL from the coding sequence TTGAGTCGATTGATATTGATTGCACTGCTTGGGTGCGTATTCAGCCACAGTCTTTATGGAAAAGTATCTGACCGTTCCCATGAGAGCGGTTGGCAGTCAATGCTGACGTTCTCCGGGCAATCAACCCTCAACAAAGATGGGCTGGACGGTCGACTGGGTGTCGCGGTGGATGATCTGGTTGGCGCTAGGCAAGAGCTCGGGCTGGATTTCCGTGATGCAAAATCCAATCGGGATGGGAGACAGTCCAGGGCATTAAAGCTGGGCTATAGCTTCCCGGTTGGTGCCAGCGCGCTGAGCCTGATGGCCCGTGACTATCAAGCTGAATATGCCGCTCATGGCGGCGGCCAGCGATACAATGCCCGAAGTGAATCCAGCGTATTATCGGTATCCGGCTCGCGCTTCCTGTTCTCCGGTTATGGCGTGGCCTTTGATGGTGTTGCCCGGCATACCGGACGTAAGAGCCGGGAATTTAAGCAGGGCAACCTGATATCTGACGGGGCTTACCAGTTGTCTTCATTGAGTATCAAGGGGCGCTGGAATCATGAGCTTTGGGCTGGATTGCACGCCAGTACGGACATGACTGCCCTCGGTGGACGGGAATATGCCGCATCGGATTATCCGGTACAGTCCGATGTCGTCAACGACGACCGCTTTTACAAGTTGTCTGTAAACGCCTCCCTTGAAAGGGAGGTTTATCGTTGGGGGTGGGAACTGCAGGGGCGCTATCAGTTTGCGGATGAGGAGCTCCCCGGTTCCGAGCAGGTCATGGTGGCGGGGCCATCGTTGCTGGCAGGTTTCAATGGGCAGTCCGTATATACCCATGAAGGTGGGTGGTTAAGAATACGAACACTGAGCCCATCCTGGCAGGTTCCAGTCATGGATCACACGTGGTCAAATATCGGTTTCTCATTGCTTCATGGTTGGGCGCCATATGCCGGTCTGGACGACCGCCATTGTGGCAAGGTTGCCGGGGGAGAGATGTCGCTTGAACTCACCGGTCGATCCTTTACCGCCAACGTCAGCGTCGGTCGTGCCTTTAAGGCATCCAGCCTGGCGGTGTCGGTACCTGAGCATCCCGATGTCAGGTTCTCTCTCTCCGTCGGTTTGTGA
- the prpB gene encoding methylisocitrate lyase, producing the protein MSKKLSPGARFRKALKENTPLQIVGTINAYSAMMAERVGHQAIYLSGGGVANASYGLPDLGMTSMNDVVEDVRRITAATDVPLLVDIDTGWGGAFNIARTIREMERAGAAAVHIEDQVAQKRCGHRPNKEIVSQEEMVDRIKAAVDAREDDDFFIMARTDAFQKEGLEAAIERAKACIEAGADGIFAEAVTELEHYKAFSEALDVPILANITEFGATPLYNRKELAEAGADMVLYPLSAFRAMNKAALMVYENILEKGDQKDVVDLMQTRMELYDFLNYHDFEQKLDQLFQQKKG; encoded by the coding sequence ATGTCCAAAAAACTCAGCCCCGGCGCCCGCTTTCGCAAGGCCCTGAAAGAAAACACCCCCCTGCAGATTGTCGGAACCATCAACGCCTATTCCGCGATGATGGCCGAGCGGGTAGGGCATCAGGCGATCTACCTGTCTGGCGGCGGCGTGGCAAACGCGTCATACGGCCTGCCGGACCTGGGCATGACGTCCATGAACGACGTGGTCGAGGATGTTCGTCGCATCACCGCCGCGACAGACGTGCCGCTGCTGGTAGACATCGACACCGGCTGGGGCGGCGCCTTCAATATCGCGCGCACCATTCGTGAAATGGAACGTGCCGGTGCTGCGGCGGTCCACATTGAAGACCAGGTCGCCCAGAAGCGTTGTGGTCACCGTCCGAACAAAGAAATTGTTTCCCAGGAAGAAATGGTTGACCGGATCAAGGCTGCCGTGGATGCCCGTGAAGACGACGACTTTTTCATCATGGCCCGCACCGATGCCTTCCAGAAAGAAGGTCTGGAAGCCGCCATTGAGCGCGCCAAGGCCTGCATCGAAGCTGGCGCCGACGGCATCTTTGCCGAAGCGGTGACCGAGCTTGAGCACTACAAGGCCTTCTCTGAAGCCCTGGATGTACCGATTCTGGCCAACATCACCGAATTCGGTGCCACGCCGCTATACAACCGCAAGGAACTTGCCGAGGCCGGCGCCGATATGGTGCTGTATCCGCTGAGCGCTTTCCGTGCCATGAATAAGGCAGCGTTGATGGTGTATGAGAACATTCTGGAAAAAGGCGATCAGAAAGACGTGGTCGACCTGATGCAGACCCGGATGGAACTGTATGATTTCCTGAACTACCACGATTTCGAGCAGAAGCTGGATCAGTTGTTCCAGCAGAAGAAAGGTTAA